From the Chryseobacterium viscerum genome, one window contains:
- a CDS encoding bacteriocin-like protein: MKNLKKLDRENLKAVLGGDFTCLGNLYLVEANGYYACCTKPNVDPCNTSAMCLTPVGMCDSGIPA; this comes from the coding sequence ATGAAAAATTTAAAAAAATTAGACAGAGAAAATTTAAAAGCTGTATTAGGAGGAGACTTTACGTGTCTTGGTAATCTTTACTTAGTAGAAGCTAACGGTTATTATGCCTGCTGTACAAAACCTAATGTAGATCCGTGCAATACGTCTGCAATGTGTCTGACTCCTGTTGGTATGTGTGACTCTGGTATTCCAGCTTAA
- a CDS encoding bacteriocin-like protein produces MKHLKKLKRENLKTIKGGNTPFCDMYLVQFNGYYACCSVPTTNPCELKKRECLVENGMCDSYNPGNPV; encoded by the coding sequence ATGAAGCATTTAAAAAAATTAAAAAGAGAGAATCTGAAAACAATTAAGGGAGGAAATACACCATTTTGCGATATGTATCTGGTACAATTCAACGGATATTATGCATGCTGCAGTGTACCTACAACCAATCCCTGTGAACTGAAAAAAAGAGAGTGTCTGGTGGAAAACGGAATGTGTGATTCATACAATCCGGGAAATCCGGTATAA
- a CDS encoding DNA repair protein RecN has product MLSRIYIKNFALIDTLEVSLNNGLQVITGETGAGKSIILGALRLILGERADVKSIAKAEEKSVVETEFSLNNQFKKFFIENDLDYELQTIIRREILPSGKSRAFINDVPVTLDILRELSSQLIDIHSQFETSNLFTSEYQFKIIDGLSGNKNIIEEYQQEFSDFQNLKLVLKKLKIQLSESNKESDYKEFLLNELEELKLDDVDYEDVQNQLSIQENAGMISENVGQILSRFHQEEIGILSFFNEATNKLSKISEVSTSFAELDERLETSFVELKDIISELEHAAEKVEINPENLVYLTDLNNKINALFLKHNVSDLNELIEIRNQLAGDQKGASELEAQIEETEENISQKEKTLQTLAGKLSKNRHKNVSVFIKKAESLLKKLGLEKAKVDIELQDAQEFNQFGKENIQLLFQANSGFPLKPIQTAISGGERSRVMLAVKKIIAESDELPTLILDEIDTGVSGKVAEEIGNLMREMSEDMQLIVISHLAQVAAKGNDNYKVVKQDVSGRTQSTIIPLSNEEKLNEIAQLLSGSKITEAALAQAKELIG; this is encoded by the coding sequence ATGCTTTCGAGAATTTACATTAAAAATTTTGCCCTGATTGATACCCTTGAAGTATCTCTGAATAATGGTTTACAGGTTATTACCGGTGAAACGGGAGCAGGTAAATCTATTATTTTAGGAGCGCTCCGACTTATTTTAGGAGAAAGAGCAGATGTAAAATCTATTGCCAAAGCTGAAGAGAAAAGCGTGGTGGAAACTGAATTTTCCCTGAACAACCAGTTTAAGAAATTCTTTATCGAAAATGACCTGGACTATGAACTACAGACCATTATCAGGAGAGAAATTCTTCCATCAGGAAAATCCCGTGCGTTCATCAATGATGTGCCGGTAACGCTGGATATTCTTAGAGAGCTTTCTTCGCAGCTGATCGATATTCATTCCCAGTTTGAAACATCCAATCTTTTTACATCAGAATATCAGTTTAAAATCATAGACGGACTTTCCGGTAATAAAAATATCATTGAAGAGTATCAGCAGGAATTTTCTGACTTTCAGAACCTTAAATTGGTTTTGAAAAAACTGAAAATCCAACTCTCAGAATCCAATAAAGAAAGTGATTATAAAGAATTTCTCCTTAACGAATTGGAGGAACTCAAGCTTGATGATGTAGACTATGAAGATGTTCAGAACCAGCTTTCTATTCAGGAAAATGCAGGGATGATTTCCGAAAACGTAGGCCAGATCCTATCCAGGTTCCATCAGGAAGAAATAGGAATTCTGTCATTCTTTAATGAAGCTACCAACAAGCTTTCAAAAATTTCTGAAGTTTCTACCAGTTTCGCAGAGCTTGATGAAAGGCTGGAAACCTCTTTTGTAGAGCTGAAGGATATCATTTCTGAACTTGAGCATGCGGCAGAAAAAGTTGAAATCAATCCTGAAAATTTGGTATATCTTACCGATTTGAATAATAAAATAAACGCCCTGTTTCTTAAACATAATGTATCAGATCTTAATGAACTGATTGAAATCAGAAACCAGCTGGCAGGAGACCAGAAAGGAGCCTCAGAGCTGGAAGCACAGATTGAAGAAACAGAAGAAAATATTTCTCAAAAAGAAAAAACACTTCAAACTCTTGCTGGAAAGCTTTCCAAGAACAGACATAAAAATGTTTCTGTTTTCATCAAAAAAGCAGAAAGCCTGCTGAAAAAATTAGGTCTTGAAAAAGCAAAAGTAGATATAGAACTGCAGGATGCTCAGGAATTCAATCAGTTTGGAAAAGAAAATATCCAGCTGCTATTCCAGGCCAATTCCGGTTTCCCTTTAAAACCTATCCAGACTGCTATTTCCGGAGGAGAAAGATCAAGAGTAATGCTGGCTGTAAAGAAGATTATCGCTGAAAGTGATGAATTGCCAACTTTAATTCTGGATGAAATTGACACCGGAGTTTCAGGAAAAGTAGCTGAAGAGATCGGAAACCTTATGAGAGAAATGTCTGAAGACATGCAGCTGATCGTTATTTCACACCTGGCGCAGGTTGCAGCAAAAGGAAATGATAACTATAAAGTGGTAAAACAGGATGTTTCCGGCAGAACACAATCTACTATAATTCCTTTGAGTAACGAAGAAAAGCTGAATGAAATTGCCCAGCTGCTCTCCGGAAGCAAAATTACAGAAGCTGCTCTGGCACAGGCAAAAGAGCTTATAGGATAA
- the coaBC gene encoding bifunctional phosphopantothenoylcysteine decarboxylase/phosphopantothenate--cysteine ligase CoaBC — protein MSVSGKKILIAVSGGIAAYKIHFLIRDFVKKGAEVQIIMTPDAEHFVTKLSLSTLSKKAVYSEFYSDNGTWNSHVEMALWADVMIVAPCTANTLSKMVHGMCDNLVIATYMSAKCPVFIAPAMDLDMYAHPSTKKNLELAESFGHIIIPAENGELASGLVGQGRMAEPSTIFNTVEHYFTANSHSKSLEGKTVLITAGPTYEAIDPVRFIGNHSSGKMGFSLAEEASKRGAKVILISGPSFQTINDPKVELHKVTSAKEMLAKVFEFYDKIDIGIASAAVADYAPKEVAKEKIKKNDDNLTIELVKNPDILKTMGEKKTHQFLVGFALETQNEEENAKGKLEKKNLDMIVLNSLRDEGAGFKNDTNKIRIFTKTEKKEFDLKSKDDVAKDILNFVESQLLK, from the coding sequence ATGAGTGTTTCCGGTAAAAAGATTCTTATCGCCGTCTCTGGTGGAATTGCAGCCTACAAAATTCATTTTTTGATAAGGGATTTTGTGAAAAAAGGAGCAGAAGTACAAATTATTATGACTCCTGATGCAGAACATTTTGTGACAAAACTAAGCCTGTCTACGCTATCCAAAAAAGCGGTGTATTCAGAATTTTACAGCGATAACGGAACATGGAACAGCCATGTGGAAATGGCACTGTGGGCGGATGTTATGATCGTAGCTCCCTGTACAGCCAATACACTGTCTAAGATGGTTCACGGGATGTGTGATAATCTGGTTATTGCAACTTATATGTCTGCAAAGTGCCCTGTTTTTATTGCTCCTGCAATGGATCTTGATATGTATGCACATCCTTCTACAAAAAAGAATCTGGAACTCGCAGAAAGTTTTGGACATATTATAATTCCTGCGGAAAACGGAGAGCTGGCCAGCGGGTTGGTCGGGCAGGGAAGGATGGCAGAACCGTCAACAATTTTTAATACTGTTGAACATTATTTTACAGCAAACAGCCATTCCAAGAGCCTTGAAGGGAAAACTGTTTTAATTACAGCTGGCCCTACTTATGAAGCTATAGATCCTGTAAGATTCATCGGAAATCATTCCTCTGGAAAAATGGGGTTTTCCCTGGCCGAAGAAGCTTCAAAAAGAGGGGCAAAAGTTATTCTTATTTCGGGACCCAGTTTCCAAACCATTAATGATCCAAAGGTTGAGCTGCATAAAGTAACTTCAGCAAAAGAAATGCTGGCAAAAGTATTTGAATTCTATGATAAAATAGATATCGGTATTGCAAGTGCTGCGGTAGCTGATTACGCACCCAAAGAAGTTGCGAAAGAAAAGATCAAGAAAAATGATGATAACCTGACGATTGAGCTGGTTAAGAATCCGGATATCCTTAAAACGATGGGAGAAAAGAAAACGCACCAGTTTTTGGTAGGTTTTGCACTGGAAACCCAAAATGAAGAAGAAAATGCAAAAGGAAAACTGGAGAAGAAGAATCTGGATATGATTGTTTTAAACTCTTTGCGTGACGAAGGTGCCGGGTTTAAGAATGATACCAATAAAATAAGGATATTTACCAAAACGGAGAAAAAAGAATTCGACCTGAAATCCAAAGATGACGTAGCGAAAGATATTCTCAATTTTGTTGAATCTCAACTTTTAAAATAA
- a CDS encoding DUF5687 family protein translates to MFLKFLRLEIKSFFRGTSLGINLTMKILRFIGILYFVGCLVGGAFIAFFYIQEEMHQNPVKVVSKFMIVAWIIDLVLKYLWQEIPTQNIKPFLTMNIRKNTLVNYMLAKTFLSAFSWLSSLFFITFSLIALFNGYSILGVLVWLIGVISLLYLNNFINIFFNGKETLAVIIGICFLGIGMLGYYKIIPVLSYSESIFFSFYEKPYFALIPVALFVMLWWICFRYLRNEFYLDQGLEAKKTVGKTENIAFLNKYGVIGTFINNDIKMLRRNKVPKGILLGSFMFLFYGLLMFTSSMYKTPAMMMVMGLFVTGGFQFLFGQRVPAFDSSYYPLMMTLNVPYKEYLKAKWWLMNIVTGISIIIALCYAYFGWEVYVTFFAAGLYNIGVNSQFTLWSGAFNKTQIDLNTKEKRLGQKGSFNMIAMLLLIPKMLLPMGVFALTKFLWGITGGVISIAVIGIVGFFLREKIFDIIVKLYKKEKYSTLDAFKNIS, encoded by the coding sequence ATGTTTCTAAAGTTCCTTAGGCTTGAAATAAAAAGCTTCTTCCGTGGTACATCTTTAGGGATCAATCTGACCATGAAAATTCTCCGTTTTATTGGAATACTCTATTTCGTGGGCTGTCTTGTAGGTGGGGCTTTTATTGCCTTTTTCTACATACAGGAGGAGATGCACCAGAATCCTGTAAAGGTAGTTTCAAAATTCATGATTGTTGCCTGGATTATTGATCTTGTTCTTAAGTATCTCTGGCAGGAAATTCCTACTCAGAATATTAAACCCTTCCTTACCATGAACATCAGAAAGAATACGCTGGTCAATTATATGCTGGCCAAAACTTTTCTTTCAGCATTCAGCTGGCTGAGTTCTTTATTCTTTATCACATTTTCATTGATTGCCTTATTCAACGGATATAGTATCTTAGGGGTGTTGGTGTGGCTTATAGGTGTGATTTCGTTACTTTATCTTAATAATTTCATCAATATTTTTTTCAATGGTAAAGAAACCCTGGCGGTGATTATTGGAATATGCTTTTTGGGCATAGGAATGCTGGGATATTATAAAATAATTCCGGTTCTGTCTTATTCCGAATCAATTTTCTTCAGTTTCTATGAGAAACCTTACTTTGCACTGATACCTGTTGCTTTGTTCGTAATGTTGTGGTGGATCTGTTTCCGTTATCTTCGTAATGAATTTTATCTTGATCAGGGGCTTGAGGCAAAGAAAACAGTTGGAAAAACAGAGAATATTGCTTTCCTGAATAAATATGGAGTTATCGGAACATTTATCAATAATGATATTAAAATGCTGAGACGTAATAAAGTACCTAAAGGGATTTTGCTGGGCAGCTTTATGTTTCTGTTCTACGGACTGCTGATGTTTACTTCTTCAATGTACAAAACACCCGCAATGATGATGGTTATGGGACTTTTTGTAACAGGAGGTTTTCAGTTTCTGTTCGGGCAGAGAGTTCCCGCTTTTGACAGCTCATATTATCCGTTGATGATGACCCTGAATGTTCCTTATAAAGAATATTTAAAAGCGAAATGGTGGCTGATGAATATTGTGACAGGAATTTCTATCATTATAGCACTTTGCTATGCATACTTCGGCTGGGAAGTCTATGTTACATTTTTTGCAGCAGGATTATATAATATTGGTGTGAATTCTCAATTTACCTTGTGGTCCGGAGCGTTCAATAAAACTCAGATTGACCTTAATACAAAAGAAAAAAGATTGGGGCAGAAAGGGAGCTTCAATATGATCGCTATGCTTTTGCTCATTCCCAAAATGCTTCTTCCAATGGGAGTATTTGCCTTAACAAAATTTTTGTGGGGAATTACCGGAGGAGTCATAAGTATTGCAGTTATCGGAATTGTAGGGTTTTTCCTGAGAGAGAAAATCTTCGATATTATTGTGAAACTTTATAAAAAAGAAAAATACAGCACACTGGATGCATTTAAAAATATAAGTTAA
- a CDS encoding DNA-directed RNA polymerase subunit omega, whose product MSVKDTKAEVNTITYDKDKIEDKVGSIYEAIVIMGKRAEQINAEIRTELHNKLDEFAVHNSTLEEVFENREQIEISKHYEKLPKPTSIAIEEWLNEDVYFRKTEERK is encoded by the coding sequence ATGAGTGTAAAAGATACAAAAGCAGAAGTAAATACAATTACTTACGATAAAGATAAGATTGAAGATAAAGTAGGTTCAATCTATGAAGCTATTGTTATCATGGGAAAGAGAGCAGAGCAAATCAATGCGGAGATCCGTACGGAACTTCACAACAAATTAGATGAATTTGCGGTTCACAATTCTACATTAGAAGAGGTTTTCGAAAACAGAGAACAAATTGAGATCTCTAAACATTACGAAAAGCTTCCAAAGCCAACTTCAATCGCTATTGAAGAGTGGTTAAACGAAGATGTTTATTTCAGAAAAACAGAAGAGAGAAAATAA
- a CDS encoding outer membrane protein assembly factor BamD has protein sequence MKKYILGLFAVAVISSCVSQQERAMRSADKEFILKAANENFAKKKWKNALALYDRLANLVAGTDDFPNVGFNTAYANYYDKSYKLAGHQFKNFAVSFPKDPRAEEAAYMSALCYYEGSMDYNLDQSSTELAINELQDFLNNYPNSERSKNISQLIDELSYKLEFKAYENGRQYFKMGEYKAANVALENVLEDFPSTKLRSKIYDYIMKSRYELAMKSIYNLKAERIESALTYTRFVEKELPNTEYSKIATDLREKLEKEKEHFAVVKKETDARIAALTARQKKEAEKLADQGKTEQQVKDQISNEKKAMQLQRDSAALKTPPPAATFKIQR, from the coding sequence ATGAAAAAATATATTTTAGGTCTTTTTGCTGTAGCGGTGATTTCATCTTGTGTAAGCCAGCAGGAAAGAGCAATGAGGAGTGCTGATAAAGAATTTATCTTGAAGGCAGCTAATGAAAACTTTGCTAAGAAAAAGTGGAAAAACGCATTGGCTCTTTATGACAGACTTGCAAATCTTGTGGCAGGAACAGATGATTTCCCGAATGTAGGTTTCAACACTGCTTATGCCAACTATTATGATAAGAGCTATAAGCTGGCGGGGCACCAGTTCAAAAATTTTGCAGTTAGTTTTCCAAAAGATCCGAGAGCTGAAGAAGCAGCTTATATGTCTGCATTGTGCTATTATGAAGGGTCTATGGATTACAACTTAGATCAGTCTAGTACAGAATTGGCGATCAATGAGCTTCAGGATTTCCTTAACAATTATCCAAACTCTGAAAGATCTAAGAATATCAGCCAGCTAATTGATGAATTGTCTTATAAGCTTGAGTTTAAAGCATATGAAAATGGAAGACAGTACTTCAAAATGGGAGAGTATAAAGCCGCAAACGTAGCATTGGAAAACGTTCTGGAAGATTTCCCAAGTACAAAACTTCGCTCAAAAATTTATGATTATATCATGAAATCCCGCTATGAACTGGCGATGAAGTCAATCTATAATCTTAAAGCAGAACGTATTGAAAGTGCATTAACTTATACAAGATTTGTAGAGAAAGAACTTCCTAATACAGAATATTCTAAAATAGCTACAGATCTTAGGGAAAAACTGGAAAAGGAAAAAGAACATTTTGCTGTCGTTAAAAAAGAAACAGATGCAAGAATTGCAGCTTTGACAGCAAGACAGAAAAAAGAAGCTGAAAAATTGGCTGATCAAGGTAAAACTGAGCAGCAAGTTAAAGATCAGATTAGCAATGAAAAGAAAGCAATGCAGTTACAGAGGGACAGTGCAGCACTTAAGACCCCTCCTCCAGCAGCGACTTTCAAAATTCAAAGATAA
- a CDS encoding Dyp-type peroxidase yields MNTIESQNVTDYPNSNTIFMVWKLHDSPELKDIFQELCALVLNLNNSVFNRFPDSRASCVMGIGAEAWRKLELPTPLPKELINFEEIKGMKHTAVSTPGDLHFHLRADNKSLIFDMAVEISKLLSSAAESILEIHGFKYWDARSILGFVDGTENPHGDDRDYFAKIGDEDLQYKGGSYLFVQKYLHNMDAWKGLSTEGQEKVIGRSKENDIEMSDDVKPSNSHIALANIEGENGEELKIVRDNMPFGNPSTNEFGTYFIAYSSTFTTTKKMLTHMFIGDPPGNYDRILDFSTAVTGTLFFVPTRNMLDEFSG; encoded by the coding sequence ATGAATACGATAGAGTCACAGAATGTAACAGATTATCCAAACAGCAATACTATTTTCATGGTCTGGAAACTTCATGACAGCCCAGAGCTTAAAGATATTTTTCAGGAACTATGCGCATTGGTTTTAAATCTTAATAATTCAGTGTTTAACCGTTTCCCGGACAGTAGAGCAAGCTGTGTAATGGGAATTGGTGCAGAAGCATGGAGAAAACTGGAGCTTCCGACACCACTGCCAAAAGAATTAATCAATTTTGAAGAAATAAAGGGGATGAAGCATACCGCGGTTTCTACTCCCGGAGACCTTCATTTCCACTTAAGAGCAGACAATAAAAGCCTGATTTTCGATATGGCTGTGGAAATATCCAAACTATTAAGTTCTGCGGCGGAAAGTATTCTGGAAATTCATGGCTTTAAATATTGGGATGCACGTTCTATTCTTGGATTTGTAGACGGAACAGAAAATCCGCATGGAGACGACCGTGATTATTTTGCAAAGATCGGAGATGAGGATCTTCAGTATAAAGGTGGAAGTTACCTTTTCGTTCAGAAATACCTGCATAATATGGATGCATGGAAAGGTTTGTCAACAGAGGGTCAGGAGAAGGTCATCGGGAGATCAAAAGAAAACGATATTGAAATGTCTGATGATGTAAAACCTTCCAACTCACACATTGCTTTAGCCAATATCGAAGGAGAAAATGGAGAAGAACTGAAAATTGTCAGAGATAATATGCCTTTTGGAAATCCTTCTACTAATGAATTCGGAACCTATTTTATTGCCTACTCAAGTACATTTACAACAACAAAAAAGATGTTGACCCATATGTTTATAGGCGATCCTCCAGGAAATTATGACAGAATTTTAGATTTCAGCACAGCAGTTACCGGAACACTTTTTTTTGTTCCTACCAGAAATATGCTTGATGAATTCTCAGGATAA
- a CDS encoding DUF4835 family protein: MKKIISLFFLFLIYTQSFSQELLATVQVNSQQVGGSNQQAFKALEKSLRDFINNTSWTGKKLQNFEKIKCGFSVVIGERDGNRFKGSIVVQAMRPVYNTTYESPLINLQDQRFGFEYIENESLIFNERQFSGKNLTDVVSFYIYLILGIDADSFQSMGGSQWYAKAQQIAQNSQNRNYEGWNTINEPRSRSILINEIMNPNWNQLRSTIYTYHRAGMDNLFNQDQTAGKKVIFDALMQLKMYENTFQQAFFFNLFMDTKSDEIFNIFNSGNNGGLILNDLKQTMIILSPKNIDNKWNKWKV, from the coding sequence ATGAAAAAAATTATAAGCTTATTTTTTCTGTTTCTCATATATACCCAAAGTTTTTCCCAGGAGCTGTTGGCAACCGTTCAGGTAAATTCCCAACAGGTAGGAGGGAGTAATCAGCAGGCGTTTAAAGCATTGGAGAAAAGTCTCAGGGATTTTATCAATAATACCAGCTGGACAGGGAAAAAGCTTCAGAATTTTGAAAAAATAAAATGTGGTTTTTCCGTTGTTATTGGAGAAAGAGATGGAAATAGATTCAAAGGATCCATTGTAGTTCAGGCTATGCGCCCTGTTTATAATACAACTTACGAATCCCCTTTGATTAACCTTCAGGATCAGAGATTTGGTTTTGAATATATTGAGAATGAAAGTCTTATTTTTAATGAAAGGCAGTTTTCGGGGAAAAATCTTACTGATGTGGTCAGCTTCTATATTTATCTTATTTTGGGGATAGATGCAGATAGTTTCCAGTCTATGGGAGGATCTCAATGGTACGCAAAAGCACAGCAGATTGCTCAGAATTCCCAGAACAGAAACTATGAAGGCTGGAATACTATCAATGAACCAAGAAGCCGTTCTATCTTGATTAATGAAATTATGAATCCTAACTGGAACCAGTTGCGTTCTACAATTTATACTTACCACAGAGCCGGAATGGATAACCTTTTTAATCAGGACCAGACTGCCGGGAAAAAAGTGATCTTTGATGCCCTGATGCAATTGAAAATGTACGAAAACACGTTTCAGCAGGCATTTTTCTTTAACCTGTTTATGGATACAAAAAGTGATGAAATCTTCAATATATTCAATTCCGGAAATAATGGAGGTTTGATTCTGAATGATCTTAAACAGACAATGATTATTCTTTCACCAAAAAATATTGATAATAAGTGGAATAAGTGGAAGGTGTAA
- a CDS encoding ABC transporter ATP-binding protein codes for MINIQNLSKTYGTATVLNIEHLEIPNGETFGLVGNNGAGKTTLFSLMLDLIQATTGFVSIDGIKVDESEAWKNKVSAFVDDTFLIGYLTPEEYFYFIGELRGQNKASVDEFLKPFHDFFNGEILKSGKYVRDLSKGNQKKVGIVGAIIGNPEIIILDEPFANLDPSTQIKLKNLIKELSKQDGVTFLISSHDLSHTTEVCNRIVVVNKGLLVKDIQTNPETLKDLEQYFADQVSVSDI; via the coding sequence ATGATCAACATACAAAATTTATCTAAAACATACGGAACAGCAACAGTTCTTAATATTGAACATCTTGAAATTCCAAACGGGGAAACATTTGGTCTCGTTGGAAATAACGGAGCAGGAAAAACAACCCTTTTCAGCCTGATGCTGGATTTAATTCAGGCTACTACAGGATTTGTAAGCATCGATGGAATTAAAGTCGATGAATCTGAAGCATGGAAAAATAAAGTTTCAGCCTTTGTAGATGATACATTTCTTATCGGTTATCTTACTCCTGAGGAATATTTTTACTTCATTGGAGAGTTGAGAGGGCAGAACAAAGCATCAGTAGACGAATTTCTGAAGCCTTTTCATGATTTTTTCAATGGGGAAATCCTTAAATCCGGGAAATACGTCAGAGACCTTTCAAAAGGAAATCAGAAAAAGGTAGGAATTGTAGGGGCTATTATTGGAAATCCTGAAATTATTATCCTTGATGAGCCTTTTGCCAACCTGGATCCTTCTACACAGATCAAGCTGAAAAACCTGATCAAAGAATTATCAAAACAGGATGGCGTTACTTTTCTTATTTCCAGTCATGATCTTTCCCATACCACAGAAGTATGTAACAGAATTGTGGTGGTGAATAAAGGTCTTTTGGTAAAAGATATTCAGACCAACCCGGAAACATTGAAAGATTTGGAACAATATTTTGCAGATCAGGTTTCTGTTTCGGATATTTAA
- a CDS encoding porin family protein, with amino-acid sequence MIKKLIVMGLLCSISASFHAQKALNINLSSKKDTEVSPIVKEKVEEYATKINTIIQEEKKLMEEELVVLQARNLDKADFDREKAQIADRYSEKMDKRIEELGFDLDDVIQKQVRYSLLNTDVTSKEELKEKLLKKFRPSRSFTGYFSYGIMTLTNSSPDNELDKNIGYANNLEFGLKLNYQLSRTSPWAITSGLGFSWRTVRADNNMMFIRNANQGVALAQYSENLEKSKLRTGYIMVPLGVQYNFSKLKNAGMDIQYRSYYTGFKIGANVYGGVKMSTNNIVKGIDGETRDRGNYQVNPFVYGAQITFSYNSFSLFVKKDFSNFFKDSYFKNDKALIFGLAIGLD; translated from the coding sequence ATGATCAAGAAATTAATCGTAATGGGACTGCTATGCTCTATTTCAGCATCATTCCATGCACAAAAGGCTTTGAATATTAACCTGTCTTCTAAAAAAGATACTGAGGTAAGTCCTATTGTAAAAGAGAAAGTGGAAGAATATGCCACAAAAATCAATACCATTATTCAGGAGGAAAAGAAACTGATGGAAGAAGAACTGGTAGTTTTGCAGGCAAGAAACCTTGATAAAGCAGATTTTGACAGAGAAAAAGCTCAGATTGCAGATCGCTATTCTGAGAAAATGGACAAAAGAATTGAGGAGCTTGGGTTTGATCTGGATGACGTTATTCAGAAACAGGTAAGATATTCCCTTCTGAATACAGATGTTACCTCTAAAGAAGAGCTTAAAGAGAAACTGTTGAAAAAATTCCGTCCCAGCAGAAGCTTTACAGGATATTTCTCTTACGGAATTATGACATTGACAAATAGCTCTCCCGATAATGAACTGGATAAAAACATAGGATATGCCAATAATCTGGAATTTGGTCTGAAACTGAATTACCAGCTTAGCAGAACAAGCCCTTGGGCAATTACTTCAGGGTTAGGATTCTCTTGGAGAACAGTAAGAGCGGATAATAATATGATGTTTATAAGAAATGCAAATCAGGGGGTTGCTCTGGCTCAGTACAGCGAAAACCTTGAGAAAAGTAAGCTGAGAACCGGGTATATTATGGTTCCTCTTGGGGTACAGTATAATTTCTCCAAGCTTAAAAATGCCGGAATGGATATCCAGTACAGAAGTTATTATACAGGATTTAAAATTGGAGCCAATGTATATGGCGGGGTAAAAATGTCTACCAACAATATTGTAAAAGGAATTGATGGTGAAACCAGAGACCGTGGAAATTATCAGGTGAATCCTTTTGTATATGGGGCACAGATTACATTCTCATATAACAGTTTCAGTCTGTTTGTTAAAAAAGATTTCAGTAATTTCTTTAAAGACAGTTACTTCAAAAATGATAAAGCGCTGATATTTGGGTTGGCCATCGGATTAGATTAA
- a CDS encoding RNA polymerase sigma factor encodes MKLLFGNKKNDLLSLLKKQDPAAQKIFYEQNVKRFLSVSKSYVSDLYQAEDCLIKAFCKIFKHIESFRGESNLDSWARRIVVNECLNFIKSHKTVFYLDEINQSFHEDIHELEIDCDFNAQDLLDQLPDAYRMVFNLYVLEGYSHQEIADTLQISMAVSKTQLFRAKEKLRKIYFQQQKKVKNENV; translated from the coding sequence ATGAAACTTTTGTTCGGAAATAAAAAGAATGATTTGTTGAGCCTCCTGAAGAAACAGGATCCGGCTGCACAGAAGATTTTCTATGAACAGAATGTCAAGAGATTCCTGAGTGTAAGCAAAAGCTATGTGAGCGATTTGTACCAGGCGGAAGATTGTCTCATTAAAGCATTCTGTAAAATTTTTAAGCACATAGAAAGCTTCAGAGGAGAGTCGAACCTGGATAGCTGGGCAAGAAGAATTGTCGTTAACGAATGCCTGAATTTTATCAAAAGCCATAAAACGGTATTCTATCTGGATGAGATCAACCAATCTTTTCATGAAGACATTCACGAACTGGAGATTGATTGTGACTTTAATGCACAAGACCTTTTGGATCAGCTTCCCGATGCCTATAGGATGGTTTTTAACCTCTATGTCCTGGAAGGATATTCTCATCAGGAAATTGCTGATACTTTGCAGATTTCAATGGCTGTCAGTAAAACACAGCTGTTCAGAGCAAAAGAAAAATTAAGAAAGATTTACTTTCAACAACAAAAAAAAGTAAAAAATGAAAACGTCTAA